One window from the genome of Lutra lutra chromosome X, mLutLut1.2, whole genome shotgun sequence encodes:
- the SOX3 gene encoding transcription factor SOX-3 has protein sequence MRPARDNASGASSLRVPADLARSTLASLPFPPDSPAHRPPSTPPTESPGLFTVAAPAPGAPSPPATLAHLLPAPAMYSLLETELKNPVGPPTPAAGAGGPAAPGGAGKSSANAGSGANAGGGSGGGSSGGGGGGDQDRVKRPMNAFMVWSRGQRRKMALENPKMHNSEISKRLGADWKLLTDAEKRPFIDEAKRLRAVHMKEYPDYKYRPRRKTKTLLKKDKYSLPGGLLPPGAAAAAAAAAAAAAASSPVGVGQRLDTYTHVNGWANGAYSLVQEQLGYAQPATMSSPPPPPALPQMHRYDMAGLQYSPMMPPGAQSYMNAAAAAAAASGYGGMAPSAAAAAAAAYGQQPATAAAAAAAAAAMSLGPMGTVVKTEPSSPPPAITSHSQRACLGDLRDMISMYLPPGGDAADAASPLPGGRLHSVHQHYQGAGTAVNGTVPLTHI, from the coding sequence ATGCGGCCAGCTCGAGACAACGCATCAGGTGCGAGTAGCCTGCGGGTTCCTGCCGACTTGGCGCGGAGCACTTTGGCAAGCCTGCCCTTCCCGCCTGACTCGCCGGCCCACCGGCCCCCGAGCACCCCTCCGACGGAGTCCCCGGGCCTTTTCACCGTGGCCGCTCCAGCTCCGGGAGCGCCTTCTCCTCCCGCCACTCTGGCGCACCTACTTCCCGCCCCGGCCATGTACAGCCTGCTGGAGACCGAGCTCAAGAACCCGGTGGGGCCACCCACCCCTGCGGCGGGCGCAGGTGGCCCCGCAGCCCCCGGCGGCGCAGGCAAGAGCAGCGCGAACGCAGGCAGCGGCGCGAACGcaggcggcggcagcggcgggggCTCgagtggcgggggcgggggcggcgacCAGGACCGCGTGAAGAGGCCCATGAACGCCTTCATGGTGTGGTCCCGCGGACAGCGGCGCAAGATGGCCCTGGAGAACCCCAAGATGCACAACTCCGAGATCAGCAAGCGCCTGGGCGCCGACTGGAAACTGCTGACCGACGCCGAGAAGCGGCCGTTCATCGACGAGGCCAAGCGACTGCGCGCCGTACACATGAAAGAGTACCCGGACTACAAGTACCGGCCGCGCCGCAAGACCAAGACGCTGCTCAAGAAGGACAAGTACTCCCTGCCCGGAGGCCTGCTGCCCCCcggcgcggccgccgccgccgccgccgccgccgcggccgccgccgccagcAGCCCGGTGGGCGTGGGCCAGCGCCTGGACACGTACACACACGTGAACGGCTGGGCCAACGGCGCATACTCGCTGGTGCAGGAGCAGCTGGGCTACGCGCAGCCCGCGACCATGAGcagcccgccgccgccgcccgcgctgCCGCAGATGCACCGCTACGACATGGCCGGCCTGCAGTACAGCCCCATGATGCCGCCCGGCGCCCAGAGCTACATGaacgccgccgcagccgccgccgccgcctcgggcTACGGGGGCATGGCGccctcggccgccgccgccgcagccgccgcctaCGGGCAGCAgcccgccaccgccgccgccgcggccgccgccgccgccgccatgaGCCTGGGCCCCATGGGCACGGTGGTGAAGACCGAACCCAGCTCGCCGCCGCCCGCCATCACATCGCACTCGCAGCGCGCGTGCCTCGGCGACCTGCGCGACATGATCAGCATGTACCTGCCACCCGGCGGGGACGCGGCCGACGCCGCCTCGCCGCTGCCCGGCGGCCGCCTGCACAGCGTACACCAGCACTACCAGGGCGCTGGGACTGCCGTCAACGGCACGGTGCCGCTGACCCACATCTGA